GGCGCCACATCGGCGATTTCCTGCAAGCTCTCCTTGAACTCCAGCCAATTCCTTTTGCGAGCTTGATAACGCTCAATTGTCGTCTTGTCCGGATTAATATAAAGTGTACCTTCTTGACCATCGATGATCAAGAAATCGCCATTTTGAATGGGTCTCAGCAGCTTTCCTTCCAACCCAAGCACATAAGGGACGGACATCGCTCTTGCCATAATAGAAACATGCGAATGCGTGCCACCGAGAATCGTTAGCAGTCCCAGTACTTTCGTTGGATCCAGATGCGCTAGTTGCGATGGTGTAAGTTCTTTGGCCACTAATATGTAAGGATGATCAATCGGAGGCACGGTTGTGCTTGTATCCCCTAGCAAATGCTTGAGCAGCCTGTTGCCGACATCCTTGATATCCAGCGCCCGTTCTTTCATGTATTCATCATCAATCATATTAAACATACTGACAAACTTGTCGATGACTTCCTTGACAGCAACTTCAGCCGCCTTGTACTGCAATTCTATAATGCCTTGAATCTCATTCATAAAGATAGGATCTTCCAGGATCGCTAAATGAGCATCAAATATATACGCTTGATCCTGTCCGACGACTTCTTTGATCTCCTGCTTGATCAGCTCAAGCTCATCTTTGGACGAGCGAATCCCATCATATAACCGCTCAAATTCGTAAGCCAAATCGGTAACATCGATCATTTTCTCAGGAAAATCCCACTCCCAGGTAGGAATGACAAAAGCCTGACCCATCGCAATCCCTGATGACGCGCCTATTCCTCTGATCATCCGTTCGTCCCCCCCGTAGATTTAGTAGGCTTTAAGACAACGGACATGACAGAACCTTGGCCTTTTTTGACAGTTTTGAACGGAGCAAAGCTCCAGGACTTCACCAGATCCGGATTCGTGACAATCATCGGTGTCGCCAAGGATGAGGCAAATTTCTTCACCTTATTATAATTAAACTTAATCAAGAGCTGTCCTGCCTCTACCTTGTCCCCTTCTTTCACAACGGCATTGAAGCATTTGCCTGGCAAACTGGATGTATCAATCCCGATATGCAGTAAGACTTCAAGGCCTTCCTCCGTCAAAATACCGAGCGCATGCATAGTCGGATAGATGTGCATTATGGTGCCAGCCACAGGAGAAACCAACTCTCCTTTTTCAGGAATGAAAGCAACACCATTACCGACCAAGCGCGAGGCAAAAATGCGGTCAGGCACTTCCTCGATGGGGATCATGCGACCTTGCATAGGGGAAGTGAACAGCACAACATGGATGTCTTTGCGCAATACTTTCATGATTTCTTCACGAATCAACTCTGAGAATGTTCCGAACACGACCTGAACATTGCCTCCTCCAAGTCGAATGACGCCTGCTGCTCCTAAGTGTCGTAATGCCGTGATGTCCATCAAACGATCATTGACAAGTGTAAGTCGCAATCTGGTAATGCAGGCCTCAATCTTCTTAATATTGTCTTTCCCGCCGAGTGCTTGCAAAATAAGGGGGGATCGATAAGGAATATCACCCGCCCATTCTTCTAATGAAGAACCTTCTTCCCTGCCTGGTGTAGGAATTTGAAACCGCCGGATCGCCCATCGAAACAAGAAATAATAGAGTAACCCATAGACTAAGCCAATCGGTATCAAAAGCAAGCCATTGTGTGATAAATGCAAATTAATGATGTAGTCAATGGCACCCGCGGAATAAGAAAAACCATGCTGAATATGCAGTTCATAAGCTAACCACATCGCCGCACCTGATAAAATAGCATGAATCACAAATAAATAAGGTGCGACAAAAAGAAAGGCAAATTCAATGGGCTCCGTCACACCCGTCAAAAAAGAAGCAAGTGCGGCTGTCAGAAAAGTGGCTTTAATCTTAGGTTTGAGATCCTCCCGCGCTTCGCCAATTATGGCAAACGCGATGGCAGGAAGCGCAAACATCATGATTGGATATAAGCCCGCCATATACGTACCAGCCGTTGGGTCTCCCGCAAAATAACGCGGCAAATCACCATAGGCCATATGACCGGTCGGGGTCTCGTAGGCACCAACCTGAAACCAGAAGAAATTGTTCAGAATATGATGCAAGCCTGAGGGAACCAGCAGGCGATGAGCAATCCCATAAACAAAAGCGCCAAAGCCGCCAAATCCAAGCAACCAGCTGGATAGCTTCCCCATAGCCAATTCCAAGTAAGGACCTATAGCGATCATGATATAGGAAACCACTAACGTAGAAAGTCCCATAATGAGAGGCACCATGCGGGGTCCGCCAAAAAATTGTATGTACTCCGGGAGCTTAATTTCCTTGCAGCGATGATAAATAATGGCAGCTAGTAACCCAATTAGTATTCCGCCTGACACACCCAATTGAAATTGCGAGCCTAGCGCATGCTCGATAAGCCTCGTGAACATGAAATAGCCAAGCATGGCTGAAAGTCCAGCAATCCCTGCGCTTTCCGTCAGGCCAAGCGCCACACCAACAGCGAATATAATCGGTATATAATCAAAGACTGTATTCCCAGCTAGCAGCAGCATATCCCCGAAGCCGGATGCATGAATGACATCCCAAGGCAAATCCCCTAGGCGAAGCAGCACAGCAGCAATAGGAAGCGCAATGGTGGGCAGCATTAAAGAGCGGCCAAGCTGTTGTAAGTTCCCCATCCAGTTCAAACGTATGCTACCTCCTAAACGTTTTGCTTTAGCAAAACTGACATCGTAAACCAAAGCTTCTCATATCAAATCGTAAAGCTTGTTCGCTTGTTTGTCAAAACAAAATAAGCAGGTCGAAGATCGACCTGCTTATGGACAACTACGAATCGCAAGTGCGATTAGTAAGAGGAATTATATCCGTATTGCTGCCCAATTCCTGAATTGTTAAATGTTGGAGAGAAAGATTGAATCCCTTGTTGTTGCTGGTAGCTTTGCTGAGGCGCTGCTTGTTGAGCACCATACCCAGATTGGAAGGACTGTTGCGATGGCGTCGACGAATCGCTTCTCAGGTAAGCATCATGACCTGGTTGATTGCCGCGATAGTTCGCCGTATGGTAAGCATTCGGAGAAACACTTGCTTGCCCATATGTTTGGTTGGATTGCATCGAATTGCCATATTGCGTTGGCGCGTAAGAATGTTGTGTCGCAGCATATCCGTATTGTTGAGTCGGCTGTGAATTATAAGAGCTATTCATACCGCTTGTGGAAGCATAGCCGCCAACTTGGTAACTCGTTTGTTGTTGTTGAGAAGGTGTTGAGGAGTCACTGCGCAAATAAGCATCATGACCTGGTTGATTCCCACGATAATTAGCTGTGTGGAAAGCATCCGGCGATGGTGCTTGGCTGTAAGATTGCGTTGATTGCTGGATTGGGTTTTGCTGGCTGTAGAAAGATTGCACAAAACCTGAAGGTTGGAACTGTTTTTGATAACCTTGATACTGCGTATTGTTGCCTTGATATTGCGAAGTCGAGGCTTGATACCCCTGTGTGCCTTGGGAACCTTGAATGCCTTGAGAAGCATTCCCATAAGATGAAGCACCGTAACTGTTAAAGTTATTGTTATTGTTATACATGTGTAAAATCCTCCTCAGAAATCATTATTTGGGCGCCTCTTTTTGGAGCCTTTTTTATTCTCTCCGGTTGTTGATTTTTTATTAATGGAAGCCTATGGGATATTGTCGTCCATGGATTACATACTTTCTATACACATAAATTGACTATGTATCTGGGGTGTGACATAATCCAATTGTACGTATTCTTTTCGAGGAGGAATGACCCCAATGGCATATGATGTAATTATTATTGGCGCAGGTCCCGCGGGGGCTAGTGCAGCCTTATTCACATCCAAAGCAGGCAAAAAAACACTTGTTATTGACAATGATCAGAGCGTTACCAAACGAGCATGGATTGAAAATCATTACGGTGTTGAAGAGATCACAGGACCCAATTTGGTGGAAATCGGTAAGAAGCAAGCCACGAAATTCGGAACAGAATTCGTACAAGGCAAAGCTACAACCCTAACCTCAACGGATGCAGGGTATCAAATAACGACCGATAATGGTACATACGAAGGTACACATATTATTCTGGCAACAGGGCTTTCCACCGAGCTTGCTGAAGCAGCAGGTATCCAAACGAAACCTGGCACAGAACCACGTATCAAAACGGTTATTGATGCTGATGCCCAAGGTCAAAGCAGCCTCAAAGGCGTCTGGGCAGCAGGAACGATTGCTGGTGTGAGCATGCATACGATCATTACTGCTGGTGACGGCGCTAAAGTTGCTATTAATGTGATAAGTGAGCTCAATGGTGCCCGCTATGTAGATCATGATGTACTAAAATCCTAATCTTTATTACTAAAAAGCCGTTTTGCCTCTTGAGAATTCAACCTCTTATTAGAGGAAACCCCAGTAAGGGGAACTCAAGTACGCTATCTAGACAAATAACAGCGATGCGAGGGGCATAGCGGAACTACAGGGTCTTAGATCCGCGAAAAGCGCTGAATTTCCAATCAAACAGCAAAATAGCGGACTGCAGTTCCCTCACCCCCGCGATAATGCCACTTTTTGCTAGATTAGCGGACCGTAGTTCCCTTATCTTCGCGCGAGGCAGCCGGAGTAACCACGTTCAATCCAAAACATATAAACTGTTATATAAAAAACCGCTTCTCTCTTACCCGATTGGGTAAAAGAAAAGCGGTTTTCATTTTGCCATAACAGCGCACATTAGTTATTTCTGGGATTCAAAATAGCATCTTCCACTTTAATGCAGCGGTCCATGATGACTTCAAGCCCACCTTCAGAAGCAATACGAGCTGCCTCTTCATTCACGATCTCCAGTTGAAGCCAAAAAACCTTGGCTTTGATCTTCACCGCTTCTTCCGCGACAGGTACAACTTGATCGGCACGGCGGAAGACATTGACGATGTCGACAGGCTCGGGAATGTCGGATAAAGTGGCATAGCACTTCTCGCCCAGAATTTCTGTGGCATTCGGATTCACAGGAATAATCCGGTATCCTCTGCTCTGCATAGCCGCGGAAACCATATACGACGTGCGATCCGCTTTATCAGACAAACCAACGACCGCGATATTGCCGGCGCTTGCCAATATTTCTTTGATATGCTCTCTGGACGGATTTTCGAAAGACATATGCTTCCCTCCTATTTTTTCAAATATGTCAAACCTTGTTTCCCCATAGCGGTCCAGCTCTCAATAAACTGGGCTTTATTAACCTGCACCTGTTTTTTGCCGCTTAGCGGATCATTTAAGTATACATTATTCTCATCATACCCCACCAATAATACAGCATGTTCGGCATATGTTGTTTTGAGCGGACCTGTTGGCGTCTCCCAGGTTACCCATTTGTATGGAATGTTGAAATCAATGGTCGTCCAAGCAATAACCGGTATATCCCTGGCAATCTGCTGCTCGTACATGTCAAAAGATTCACCTGTAATATCGATAGCTTGCGGCATATAGTGCTTCAGCAAGGGAAAAAGTCCCGAGTGATAGATGCCAAAACCTCTCGTCTTCCGGGTCACATCTCCGACAAATCCTGTGTTCGGATTGCCCCATGAGGCAATTGAACCATCTGCGTTCAAGGTCGCCGGCGTCTCGTCTTTGGGCATCTCGGCCGCGAGGTCCATTTTATTTTTGGCAATGCCTGCGTAATTCAGCAGCATCGTCAAGCTTGTAATCTCACAACCCGCCGGAAGTTCAGGGAGTTGAGCAAACACTGGCGCATCAATCATTGCGGATTTCTTGATCTCGGCAACTGGTGTCGGCGCAGCCGTTTGGGCGGCTTTGACTGCTGCTGTTGGTGTGGCGATTATTGCGGTGGGACTGGAAGCAAAAATAGCCGGCTCCTTGCCCGTCGCTTTGGCATATAGCAAAACAGCGAACACACTGCTGGCAAACACGAGCCCCCCAACGAGGAAAAAGCCAAACGTCACCTTCAATCCCTGCCAAATAATCTTCATGCTGATCTCACCCGTTCGTTGTATTGAGAATCTCTTACTCACTCACAAGTTCAACCTGAGCACCAATCGAACGCAAATGGTCAAAATATTGCGGGTAAGATTTGGCTACATGATGGGCATCATGAATAATCAAACCTTGCTCGGAACGAAGACCAACGACAGTTAAAGCCATAATCACACGATGATCGAAATGGGCATTAATTTCGACACCGCCTGGTACGCCTTGTGGTTTGCCGTGCACAATAATCTCGCTTTGGCGTTCTTCCACATCAGCACCGGCTTTACGCAGTTCGTTCAAATAATCGGTAATTCGGTCGCACTCTTTATATCTTAAATTTTCGACGTTATAGAACCGGGAAGTCCCTTCCGCGAACACTGCTGCGGCTACCATAGCCAGCACCGCATCCGTGAAGTGATCACCGTCAAATTCCCCTGCAATCAGCTTCTGATTGCCGCGAACATGCACAACACCTTCTTCATGCGTTAAGTTCACGCCCATCGCGC
Above is a genomic segment from Paenibacillus sp. HWE-109 containing:
- a CDS encoding glucose PTS transporter subunit IIA, encoding MNWMGNLQQLGRSLMLPTIALPIAAVLLRLGDLPWDVIHASGFGDMLLLAGNTVFDYIPIIFAVGVALGLTESAGIAGLSAMLGYFMFTRLIEHALGSQFQLGVSGGILIGLLAAIIYHRCKEIKLPEYIQFFGGPRMVPLIMGLSTLVVSYIMIAIGPYLELAMGKLSSWLLGFGGFGAFVYGIAHRLLVPSGLHHILNNFFWFQVGAYETPTGHMAYGDLPRYFAGDPTAGTYMAGLYPIMMFALPAIAFAIIGEAREDLKPKIKATFLTAALASFLTGVTEPIEFAFLFVAPYLFVIHAILSGAAMWLAYELHIQHGFSYSAGAIDYIINLHLSHNGLLLIPIGLVYGLLYYFLFRWAIRRFQIPTPGREEGSSLEEWAGDIPYRSPLILQALGGKDNIKKIEACITRLRLTLVNDRLMDITALRHLGAAGVIRLGGGNVQVVFGTFSELIREEIMKVLRKDIHVVLFTSPMQGRMIPIEEVPDRIFASRLVGNGVAFIPEKGELVSPVAGTIMHIYPTMHALGILTEEGLEVLLHIGIDTSSLPGKCFNAVVKEGDKVEAGQLLIKFNYNKVKKFASSLATPMIVTNPDLVKSWSFAPFKTVKKGQGSVMSVVLKPTKSTGGTNG
- a CDS encoding FAD-dependent oxidoreductase, with the protein product MAYDVIIIGAGPAGASAALFTSKAGKKTLVIDNDQSVTKRAWIENHYGVEEITGPNLVEIGKKQATKFGTEFVQGKATTLTSTDAGYQITTDNGTYEGTHIILATGLSTELAEAAGIQTKPGTEPRIKTVIDADAQGQSSLKGVWAAGTIAGVSMHTIITAGDGAKVAINVISELNGARYVDHDVLKS
- a CDS encoding CoA-binding protein, with product MSFENPSREHIKEILASAGNIAVVGLSDKADRTSYMVSAAMQSRGYRIIPVNPNATEILGEKCYATLSDIPEPVDIVNVFRRADQVVPVAEEAVKIKAKVFWLQLEIVNEEAARIASEGGLEVIMDRCIKVEDAILNPRNN
- a CDS encoding C39 family peptidase, yielding MKIIWQGLKVTFGFFLVGGLVFASSVFAVLLYAKATGKEPAIFASSPTAIIATPTAAVKAAQTAAPTPVAEIKKSAMIDAPVFAQLPELPAGCEITSLTMLLNYAGIAKNKMDLAAEMPKDETPATLNADGSIASWGNPNTGFVGDVTRKTRGFGIYHSGLFPLLKHYMPQAIDITGESFDMYEQQIARDIPVIAWTTIDFNIPYKWVTWETPTGPLKTTYAEHAVLLVGYDENNVYLNDPLSGKKQVQVNKAQFIESWTAMGKQGLTYLKK